From Toxorhynchites rutilus septentrionalis strain SRP chromosome 2, ASM2978413v1, whole genome shotgun sequence, a single genomic window includes:
- the LOC129765745 gene encoding transcription factor grauzone-like has product MNTVKICNFCFREDPPDIRSVDSYSKEFDAHRIQDIVTKHLWFTPEQLVGFEICSVCWNKLSEFHLFYCQVEQLCKQESSTYKLFLVEKLETSAEIPDDDNEFKNAIIKTEVVNNEMGNEHVGDIELEEKLNLPSGLEKEQSEEPKTGNQNVGHNVMVNDQDILLFCQLDCKYCSESFVTFKQLKKHYSSVHNQRGFVMCCDLRFDDPTRLREHIRVHMNPSTFHCSECKRNFCSKRSLLNHRLLLHLPNEQRSFSCNLCSKRFAKQYQLNTHMLGHKNQKDFPCQNCDKQFSTRGALANHFKNIHERANEVMCEICSKVLKTRGAFQIHRAEHFNTKRIQCSTCGKWLKNEHSMRKHMIRHQEETRVFVCDMCGKRSPNSHALKKHIQDQHTMERIHRCTLCEKSFKRALALKEHMATHTGQQLYSCAHCAKEFKSSANLYSHRKKAHPVEWQEYQKTKKVFMSDG; this is encoded by the exons ATGAACACAGTAAAGATATGTAATTTCTGTTTCCGAGAGGACCCGCCGGATATCAGATCGGTGGACAGTTATTCGAAGGAGTTCGATGCGCATCGAATCCAAGATATTGTAACCAAACATTTATGGTTTACG cCAGAACAGCTCGTAGGCTTTGAAATTTGTAGTGTTTGTTGGAATAAGCTGTCTGAATTCCACTTATTCTACTGCCAAGTTGAACAGCTGTGCAAACAGGAAAGCTCAACATATAAACTGTTTCTTGTAGAGAAACTTGAAACGAGTGCAGAGATTCCTGACGATGATAATGAGTTTAAGAATGCGATTATTAAAACGGAAGTAGTTAACAATGAAATGGGGAATGAACACGTTGGTGACATCGAACTAGAAGAAAAACTAAACCTTCCATCTGGCTTGGAGAAAGAACAATCTGAGGAACCAAAAACCGGAAACCAAAACGTGGGGCACAATGTTATGGTGAATGATCAAGATATTCTGCTATTTTGTCAACTGGATTGTAAGTATTGTTCGGAAAGTTTCGTAACATTCAAACAGCTTAAGAAACACTACAGCTCTGTTCATAATCAACGGGGCTTTGTGATGTGTTGTGATCTACGATTTGACGACCCAACTCGGCTACGAGAACACATACGTGTTCATATGAACCCATCTACGTTTCATTGTTCAGAGTGTAAAAGAAACTTTTGCTCTAAACGCAGTTTACTCAACCATCGTTTGTTGTTACATCTGCCAAACGAACAGAGGAGTTTCTCATGTAATCTGTGCTCAAAAAGGTTTGCCAAACAGTATCAGCTCAATACACACATGTTAGGACATAAGAATCAAAAGGATTTTCCATGTCAGAATTGTGACAAGCAATTCTCTACCCGGGGAGCATTGGCAAACCACTTTAAAAACATCCACGAACGGGCGAATGAAGTCATGTGTGAAATCTGTTCGAAGGTATTGAAGACTAGAGGTGCCTTCCAGATACATAGGGCGGAGCATTTCAACACAAAGCGAATCCAATGCTCCACCTGTGGTAAATGGCTGAAGAATGAGCATTCGATGAGAAAGCATATGATCCGGCACCAGGAAGAAACTCGTGTTTTCGTGTGCGATatgtgtggcaagcgatccCCGAATTCGCATGCACTGAAGAAGCACATTCAGGATCAACATACAATGGAGCGAATTCACCGGTGTACCCTGTGTGAAAAGTCATTCAAACGAGCGTTAGCTCTGAAG GAACACATGGCCACACATACCGGTCAACAGCTTTACTCATGTGCCCATTGTGCAAAGGAGTTCAAATCATCGGCCAATTTGTATTCCCATCGAAAAAAGGCACACCCAGTCGAGTGGCAGGAATATCAGAAGACGAAAAAAGTATTCATGAGTGACGGCTAA